The Stigmatopora argus isolate UIUO_Sarg chromosome 6, RoL_Sarg_1.0, whole genome shotgun sequence region CCCCCATTTCTTCATTGCCCGCCCAGTCGACGCTCACTTCCTGCTACCCTGCCCTGACCACGTCCCCTTGGAAGTGTGCTGAGCCAATGAAATATGCCCACAGGCCCCGACTGAGCGTTTGGTTATAAAAAGGGTGACGGCGGTGTGACCTGTCAGATGGTTTGTTGTTATTCTATCTGCCAGGTTGTAAAGGGAAGTCGAACAAGTCGGAATTCGAGAACTCCTGCCGATGGAGAATCAGTCGTAAGACAAGAcgaaattttgttttttttgtttagtttgtttttggAAAGGCTAAAGAATAAGGAAAGAGATTCCAGAAGTTTGAAGATGAGAGAAGAAGTGTCCTGCACTAACTCCCCTGAAGGAGGTCTGGGAGCCAGCGAAGAAGAAGTGGAAAGAGGCTCCAAAAAGAATCACCCGACAAGTCACCGAAAACGATCCCCTCATCCCAAGAAAGACACTCTGACGGAGGACAGCGGCGCAGTAAGTCCCACTGGCGTCCTGCCGTGCGGGCCAAAGAGGGTGAAAAAGAGCCCCTCGGCCGCGGTGACCTTGGCCCCCGCCTCGCTGGGCCCCCGGCCCGACCAGCCTTTCGAGGACCTCCACTCCCAGCGAGTGATCGCCAACGTACGGGAGCGCCAGCGCACTCAGTCCCTGAACGACGCCTTCGCCTCGCTACGCAAGATCATTCCGACGCTCCCTTCGGACAAGCTGAGCAAGATCCAGATCCTGAAACTGGCATCGCGATACATTGACTTCCTTTACCAGGTGCTGCAGAGCGACGAGATGGACGCTAAACTGGCCAGCTGCAACTACCTGGCCCACGAGAGGCTCAGCTACGCCTTCTCCGTCTGGAGGATGGAGGGGGCCTGGGCCATGTCTGCTAGCCACTAGGACCCCCTCACTCCCGTCTTCACCTCTATCCCTCCAACTCTCTCTTTTGTATTTCTAATTTAAATCTTCTGGTCTGACCTTATTTCTTTCATCAATCTCTTGTCCTTTCCAATCTTCCAATCCTCCCACTGCGCTCCTACTGTCTGTCCCACAGTTTAATCCGGTGGAGGGAGACGCTCCAATGCTAACCCTCAGGTAcgaataaacacacacacacacacacacacacacacacacacacacacacacacacacatgcaaacatgcaaacaacAGATCTGAATTTCCTATGACATCAGTGTAGAGGCGTTCATGTTTATATCTGCATTGTACTGTATACAGTCCAAAAACCGCTTCACTATGCCAGCATTTGTCTTTGAGCtcaacaaacaaataacaagGCAGGAAGGAAACTGTTATTTATTCTGTTTGTATTCTGCATTGTGGTGAAAATGTTTATGataaacaaatggaaaaatgtcATGCTTGTGCGTTCGGTTGCAGCTTTCTTGAGAGAAACTGTATTCTGATAGAGCATTGGCATTATTAATTCCATTACATATTGAATGAAGGGAATCAAAAATACTGGTTTCAGTTAAGCTAATTCATGGGGAAAATAATGCAGATCCCAGCTTCTTCTTAGCAAAATTCTCAGGGGACTCATAAATTGAAATAAGTATCTACGTAAAACagaaactctttaaaaaaagttcctAGACTGCTTAATCATGCTAAATCAATTTTTGAAAATGCATTTAATGTTTAGAGATCACCTCAATACCAAAAGGAAATTATAGCTTCTGTCTACATGTGtaaattgcattttctccctgccTGTTAAATTCAGATCGTAACGTAAACATTTGTctaaagagggagagagattaAAGTCAGCAGTAAAAGAAATTTCAAATGCttctaataaaacaaaaaagcctgTCAAATTAGTATGCATCATTTccttgtgaaaaaaacaaaaaacaaatgaaatgttaaTTCAAAAGCGCTAATTTAGTACTCCCTTATCCGCAGTTTTGCACAAGATTACATTCAAAACAATCCAAAAGAAATCTGTTTGTTGAGCAGATAAACAACGGAAATGTAAAAAGCGTGCCCCTCGCTTGACATAGTGGGGGATTTAGTATGTTGCATGTTATGTGCTCTATGTTGTATCCAGTGTCGTGCAATCAAGGGACGGCGCTTGGGGCCCAGACAAGCAGGAACCTTTAGATTGGAAACACTTGTGAGCTATTTGGAAGGTGTGTGGAATAGGGCTGGGGTCAGGCGTGCATGTGCGCCAGTGTGTATTTGTTGTCAGCTTTCATTAGCAGTGCAGACCTGTGCAACAGTCTATGTGTGTCTAATCCGTAAATGGAGCAGATATTTGCTTCCTATGTGTTAACTCACCAACGGCATTGAAAGGAACAACAAACTATCATCCAGATATCAGTAAATAtagcgacaacaacaacaaaaatctcaTAATTTGAAGTATCAATATGAGACGAGTCACGTTACAACTACTAAAGAATGGATAGAGTGCATGACAGTGTCCAGACACTCACAAGAAAGCCTGTGCTCACCGCAGGTGTTCCCTCACTTATTACGAAATCTCGGAGGGCCTCGGCGGCCCGAGTGGAAAGCCGAGCGTCCTTGAACGCAACACGGTAGTCATTACCGTCCACTTTGTCGGATCTGCTTGTTATCATCGGCGCGGCAGGGGTCCTCAGAGACAACGTCGCAGCATCGCGGGCCGCAGCGGGCCAAAGCATCTCGAATTGACCCCGGTGTTGCGCCCATCTGTTAGGAGCAGATGTGCTCCACACTTCATATTGATCATAAGTCGAAGAGGAAATGGGATAGATTTTGGAATTTTTAATAGATAATATCATAACTACCATTCTACAAAGAGACTGTAGAGTTATTTTTGCGGGGATCTTGTTGTCTTTTTCGCACATTTCTATTATTAGTTTGCTTGTACCAAGAAGATTTGATATTGCAATCAGAGTTTAGTTAGGCACAATTTTATAATTATGATATCTATACTTCTATAAGTCTaatttataactatgccttttcttgctgaaatttcccgaatacgggatgaataaagttatccaatccaataaaagaAAAGGGTTAATGATAAGCTTAAAGGCAAATACATTGAGTTATGGCATCTCCCTCAATTTAATAATCACCCCTTTCAAGAATGATTGCAATTAGAAGCGACTGGAATCTTTTTATACACAGCTATAACCTGAAGCAGTATAAAGTGATTAAGATGAAAAGCAAGGAAAAAGTAGACTTTACAGGGCAAAGATGGTAACTTAAACTGGTTGAGTATAAATGGGCACCACGTGTCTAATGATAAGCCAGTAGAAACATGTGATGTATCCCAGCCAATCAGTGAAGAAGGACAATGCTAATGATGGAAATGGGGGGAAGCGCATTACCCCACGGAAGAGGTCATTGACCTTTTTGAAACTGAGAGCTACTTCTGGGGTACTGATTAATGGCACCAGTGTGATAGACACTTTTGAAATAACAAATCACTCAAATGCTTGAATTAACCCTTCAATTTTATATTAGAAATAATGCAATGTATCATTGTGAAGACCCTGATGATGTGCATCAGTTCTCACAATTAAATGATCAATATGACAAGATAGAAATGGAGCCGTATCAGTATGAAATACCAGAACATACCTGAAGGAAATATGTCATCTGTATAATTATCTGTAATGCCAAACAtttcaaatgaacaaaaaatgaataagtaacaaacaaacataaataatatattccAATGATCTGAAGCTGCCTCCCCAGCGACTCGACCTCGAATACGCAGAGGAAGATGAGTGAGAGATTAGAATAATCCTCTTTGATTAATACTGTAAACTTCAAAGTATATCACTGTTGGCCATATTGCAAGGATTACAACACATCggggttttaaaataaattgtcaaTAAATTGCTTGGTAAGAAAACTGTTCAGTCAAAGGACATCTAAAAACATTCAGTATCAGAGAGAAAAATAGGGCTATGATTAAAATGCTTTTCTTgtgatgaaaatgtattttacatctTAATTGTATCATCCAAGTCATTCTCAgataagtttttttaaaaaaatgatttttttctgcacaaACTGTACATTTACAGTTTTATTCAGAATATACTATTAACTTAGCGATTTGATTTTCTCGATTCGTGTCTAGACTAGACGTTTTTGTCTCGTTAAAATGGAATGCCAAAACGGCTTCATCGTGATGAGCAAAatgatagcttgcattttcaCTTGGAGTGCGTCTCGCTACAATTAACTGGACAGCTTATACCACACAGACAATCACACACATCTCAtgtggcatttaaaaataagacatttatCTTCTTAAGGAAAAACAATTGTAGAAACTATAATCACAAAACTCTTCACTTGGATCCACTGCGGCTCTACCcacgtgtctgtgtgtgtgtgtgtgtgtgtgtgtgtgtgtgtgtgtgtgtgtgtgtgtgtgtgtgtgtgtgtgatgtacAGTTTAGCCTAAGTAGCTGTTGAGCGCGCTTCGATTATTCATAAATCTCAGTCTTCTACTCATCTGCCACCAGATGTGGCCCATTTTTGAAATCTTCGTGCACAAGTTGTGGTTCTTGATACTGGTCTTTATTTTTAGACACTAACTCAAAAGTAGATATTTGTATTTTGACTGATGTACGCACAGTCAAAGTTGTCGGAGGTGGGGCAGTTTTGTCCATGCAGCTGCAGGCATGTGGATGCATCGTGGCTTATTTGACACGTAGGCATCCATGTGTCACTGAAGATGTGCAGGATATCTGTACGTATGTATGTTTTTATGATTGGCTCGTTTGATGATAGACTTTTATGGAAAAGGAACCTTGATTTGTTGGAATCTAAGACTATCGTAGAATTGTGTGATTCCTACGCGCAGACCCTTACCAGAGAAGAGAATATGTCAAAGTAGAGTAAACAAAGTCAAAATAGAAAATGCGCTCAAAATGTTGGCATCATCAGGAATCTTCACCCGTGTTTCTATTTCTCTGCAGAAAGCCAACGAGGGGAAAATTCCCGACTGACGGCATTGAAAGGTTCCTGCTTCAGCGTCATTTGAACATTTTGAAGGAGTAatattttcccctttcattGGACACGTGCTTGACTTATGACATTGAGAAATGCTCCTCCAACTTGACTCTTGAACAGTGAACTGAGAGGACGTGCCAGTTTAGCTATGGACGCTTACAAATGATGTTTTCATCGATAAACGGATGGCCTGCAGtgacattaaaacaaaatgggTGCCCGTGGGTTTCTCTGACATGGGCACTGCTGATAATTGTTTACAGGTAAAATGCTAATAAGCTAAACACTCTGATTTTCAAAGGGAAGTGGAGTCCACTCTAATGTACTTTGGCAGTATTTGGACCACATTCAGCGCATCTGATTTTCctttgtaaataaaatgaacTACTTCCAGCattcgcacacacacaaacacttctGTATATTTTATGCTGTGTTATAGCGTAATGCGAGAACATATGATTGATGTATTTCTGGCGTTTCTTGATAAAAATATGGTGTAAAATATGTGTTGATAAGGAGTCACTCCCACATTGAAAGGTGAACAAGTTGCTCTTCAATTTGTAGCATTTTGCATCTGCTTGTGATCATCTTTGTTAGGTTGTGGccaataaacaatttttttagCGATTGCTGCATCGATTGCATTGAATAGTCTTGCCGgaataaaatgtatcattttccatttgtttatttgcttgattttgaaaaaatccGTTATTGTTTTGAAAGAGAAAAGTTGGACTATGGCATGTGGTGCAATAATATAACTTTTCtcaaatattttgttgtttttttattgtttttttttaatggacagCACAGTTATCATGTTGGCATCACAAGGGTGGTTTTGgctatttttgttta contains the following coding sequences:
- the LOC144075852 gene encoding twist-related protein 2-like, whose protein sequence is MREEVSCTNSPEGGLGASEEEVERGSKKNHPTSHRKRSPHPKKDTLTEDSGAVSPTGVLPCGPKRVKKSPSAAVTLAPASLGPRPDQPFEDLHSQRVIANVRERQRTQSLNDAFASLRKIIPTLPSDKLSKIQILKLASRYIDFLYQVLQSDEMDAKLASCNYLAHERLSYAFSVWRMEGAWAMSASH